Proteins from a single region of Gammaproteobacteria bacterium:
- a CDS encoding cell division protein FtsQ/DivIB: MSLRNKRKKTNQRNAVEREKRQWLKPGWLKRGAVFVASVSVVMWGLVMLSDPQTMPLKNIQVESEFRHIDADQIRQVVANYAEQGFLKIDTDTVKSDLMTMPWIAAVNIERVWPDELYVKVVEHKAVARWEDGGLLDESGVHFSPEESTFPESLVIFSGDVDHALEMTQYYQNNKETISQLGLSIVQIKLDERHAWHITLNNSMTLILGRTESEQRLQRFVRWYPQLEGGEVKQVDLRYSNGFSIEWLEQTEEATKA; the protein is encoded by the coding sequence ATGAGTTTGCGTAATAAGCGAAAAAAAACAAACCAGCGCAACGCTGTTGAGCGAGAAAAACGTCAGTGGTTGAAACCTGGTTGGCTTAAGCGAGGGGCTGTTTTTGTAGCCTCCGTGAGTGTTGTTATGTGGGGTTTGGTTATGTTGTCAGACCCACAAACAATGCCGTTGAAAAATATTCAGGTTGAAAGTGAGTTTCGTCATATTGATGCGGATCAAATAAGGCAAGTTGTTGCAAATTATGCAGAACAGGGGTTTTTGAAAATTGATACTGATACGGTAAAAAGTGATTTGATGACAATGCCATGGATTGCTGCGGTAAATATAGAGCGTGTATGGCCTGATGAGCTGTATGTGAAGGTCGTTGAACATAAAGCGGTTGCTCGTTGGGAGGATGGAGGATTGCTTGATGAGTCAGGTGTACATTTTTCTCCAGAAGAGAGTACTTTTCCCGAGAGTCTGGTGATATTTTCCGGGGATGTGGATCATGCTTTAGAGATGACCCAATATTATCAAAATAACAAAGAAACGATATCCCAGTTGGGTTTGAGTATTGTACAAATTAAACTTGACGAGAGACATGCCTGGCATATCACTCTGAATAACAGTATGACGTTGATTTTAGGGCGAACAGAAAGTGAGCAGCGTTTGCAGCGTTTTGTGCGTTGGTATCCTCAGTTGGAAGGGGGGGAAGTAAAGCAGGTTGACCTGCGATACAGCAATGGTTTTTCAATTGAATGGTTAGAGCAAACAGAGGAGGCCACAAAAGCTTAA
- the ftsZ gene encoding cell division protein FtsZ, whose amino-acid sequence MFEFVDTCTQSAVIKVIGVGGGGGNAIDHMVLEGIDGVEFISANTDAQALKNSSAKTILQLGNSITKGLGAGANPEIGREAAKEDRERIMEVLSGADMVFLTAGMGGGTGTGGLPIVAECAKELGILTVGVVTKPFPFEGPKRASIADEGIAELSKYVDSLIIVPNSRLLAVLGKSASLLDAFKKANDVLKDAVQGVSELITKHGMMNVDFADVRTVMSEMGVAMMGSGVAQGENRAKEAVEAAMSCPFLENVNLSGARGMLVNITAGLDMSMGEFEEIGNTARALASDGATVVVGTVLEPEMEDELRVTIVATGLDSSAPNRVEEEKVDLVNTRVVKRSEPVTVTPEKPAHEVVAKVELETVRLNTKDAVNHGNLEFRALNSKRASKVNQDHLDHDNLEYLEIPAFLRRQAD is encoded by the coding sequence ATGTTTGAATTCGTAGATACATGTACACAAAGTGCAGTGATCAAAGTGATTGGTGTAGGTGGTGGTGGTGGCAATGCTATTGACCATATGGTGCTGGAGGGGATCGATGGGGTTGAGTTTATTAGTGCAAATACCGACGCTCAGGCATTAAAAAACTCTTCCGCAAAAACAATTTTGCAATTGGGTAACAGTATTACTAAAGGTTTGGGAGCGGGTGCAAACCCTGAAATCGGACGTGAGGCTGCAAAAGAGGATCGTGAACGTATCATGGAAGTTCTTAGCGGAGCTGATATGGTGTTTTTGACGGCGGGTATGGGCGGAGGAACCGGTACTGGTGGGCTTCCTATTGTTGCTGAGTGTGCAAAAGAGCTCGGTATTTTAACGGTCGGTGTTGTGACCAAGCCTTTTCCTTTTGAGGGGCCAAAGCGAGCGTCTATTGCAGATGAAGGGATTGCTGAACTTTCTAAATATGTTGATTCGCTCATTATTGTTCCTAACTCTCGTCTACTGGCGGTGCTGGGAAAAAGTGCTTCACTGCTGGATGCCTTTAAAAAAGCAAATGATGTTTTAAAGGATGCAGTGCAGGGTGTTTCTGAGTTAATTACCAAGCACGGTATGATGAATGTTGATTTTGCCGATGTACGTACGGTTATGTCTGAAATGGGCGTGGCAATGATGGGTTCTGGAGTCGCACAAGGTGAAAATCGTGCCAAAGAGGCTGTTGAAGCGGCGATGTCGTGCCCATTCCTTGAAAATGTCAACTTGTCAGGTGCTCGCGGTATGTTGGTCAATATTACTGCAGGCCTGGATATGTCCATGGGTGAGTTTGAAGAGATTGGTAATACCGCCAGAGCGTTGGCATCCGATGGAGCTACGGTTGTTGTAGGAACCGTTCTAGAACCCGAAATGGAAGATGAGTTGCGTGTAACAATTGTAGCAACTGGGCTTGATAGCTCAGCTCCCAACCGAGTTGAAGAAGAAAAAGTTGACCTTGTAAATACCAGAGTGGTTAAGAGAAGTGAGCCTGTTACTGTTACGCCGGAAAAACCTGCGCATGAAGTGGTTGCCAAAGTTGAGCTTGAGACCGTTCGTTTGAATACTAAAGATGCAGTTAACCATGGTAATCTTGAATTTAGAGCACTTAACTCCAAGAGAGCGTCCAAAGTGAATCAAGATCATCTGGATCATGATAACTTGGAATATCTGGAAATCCCAGCATTTTTACGTAGGCAGGCAGATTAA
- the ftsA gene encoding cell division protein FtsA — MSKKSEKNLIVGLDIGTTKVVAIVCEVGADGTLSIIGEGTCPSRGMKKGVVVNLESTAGSIQRAIEAAELMAGCQINTVYVGIAGNHISSFNLQGMVAIRDKEVTQNDVSRVVDSASTLNMPSDQQIIHVIPQEYIIDKQEGIHEPIGMAGVRLETNIHLVTAASGAAQNIEKCVHRCGLEVEDLILEQLASSCAVLREDEKELGVCLVDIGGGTTDIAVFANGAIRHTAVIPIAGDQVTNDIAVALRTPTRYAEEIKVKHACALAQLADPEREIEVPAVGDRPPRILTHQILAEVVEPRYEELMQLIQAELRRSGYDDLLGAGIVLTGGSSKVEGLATLAEEVFHQPVRIGIPSHVSGLSDVVKNPIYATAVGLLLFGHQQMDQEDSMDNVKNSHGSFWAKIKNWFHGSF; from the coding sequence ATGTCAAAAAAATCTGAAAAAAATTTAATAGTCGGTTTGGATATTGGAACTACAAAGGTCGTCGCTATTGTTTGTGAAGTCGGTGCGGATGGTACGTTAAGTATTATTGGCGAAGGGACTTGTCCTTCACGAGGAATGAAGAAAGGTGTTGTGGTTAACCTGGAATCAACGGCGGGTTCAATTCAGCGAGCAATAGAAGCGGCTGAATTGATGGCGGGATGCCAGATTAATACCGTTTATGTGGGGATTGCAGGTAATCATATTAGTAGTTTTAATTTACAGGGTATGGTGGCTATTCGTGATAAAGAGGTCACGCAAAATGATGTCTCCCGCGTTGTGGATTCGGCCAGCACTTTAAATATGCCGAGTGATCAACAGATTATCCATGTGATTCCTCAAGAATATATCATTGATAAACAAGAGGGGATTCATGAACCGATAGGGATGGCTGGCGTGCGCCTGGAAACCAATATTCATTTAGTTACCGCAGCATCAGGCGCGGCACAAAATATTGAAAAATGTGTGCATCGTTGTGGTCTTGAAGTTGAAGATCTTATTCTTGAACAGTTAGCTTCTAGCTGTGCTGTTTTGAGGGAAGATGAGAAAGAACTGGGTGTTTGTCTGGTTGATATTGGTGGTGGAACCACTGATATAGCCGTGTTTGCCAATGGTGCAATTCGTCATACAGCGGTGATACCGATCGCAGGAGATCAGGTGACTAATGATATTGCGGTCGCGTTGCGCACGCCGACGAGATACGCTGAAGAGATCAAAGTTAAACACGCATGCGCTTTAGCGCAGTTGGCTGATCCAGAGAGAGAGATTGAAGTTCCTGCTGTGGGGGATCGGCCTCCACGGATTTTGACCCATCAAATATTGGCTGAAGTTGTGGAGCCACGTTATGAAGAGCTTATGCAGCTAATACAGGCAGAGCTCCGGCGCAGTGGTTATGATGATCTGTTAGGGGCAGGCATTGTTCTAACAGGGGGAAGTTCCAAGGTAGAGGGGTTGGCGACATTAGCAGAAGAAGTTTTTCATCAGCCAGTACGGATTGGCATTCCTTCGCATGTGTCTGGTTTGTCAGATGTTGTAAAAAACCCGATTTATGCTACAGCGGTTGGGCTTTTGTTATTTGGTCATCAACAGATGGATCAGGAAGATAGTATGGATAACGTGAAAAATAGCCATGGTAGTTTTTGGGCAAAAATAAAAAATTGGTTTCACGGTAGTTTTTAG
- the murB gene encoding UDP-N-acetylmuramate dehydrogenase yields MNSAQRLQEQRGQLLIEEPMSRHTSWRVGGMAENFYIPADIDDLVLFLEQLPAGENLFWFGLGSNLLVRDGGIKGTVICMTGVLNTIRKTDALHVDVGAGASCAKLARFCVKSGLTGAEFLAGIPGTMGGALTMNAGAFGGEIWPLVEQVEVINRFGKRVWRSSDEYRYSYRHVEGPENEWFIAARLKLKIGDSALAMVRIKKLLEQRNAAQPIGLPSCGSVFRNPDNDHAGRLIEMCGLKGHSLGGAMVSDKHANFIINKGHATAADIESLINLIVTTVEKQCDVRLKTEVRIVGVSS; encoded by the coding sequence ATGAATTCAGCACAGAGACTACAAGAGCAACGAGGCCAGCTTCTAATTGAAGAGCCGATGTCTCGCCATACTTCATGGCGCGTAGGCGGGATGGCTGAGAATTTTTATATTCCTGCTGATATCGACGACCTTGTACTATTTCTTGAACAATTGCCTGCAGGTGAGAATCTGTTTTGGTTTGGTTTGGGTAGTAACTTGCTGGTTCGTGACGGAGGTATTAAAGGTACGGTGATCTGTATGACGGGTGTATTGAATACAATCAGAAAAACAGATGCGCTGCATGTTGATGTGGGTGCCGGCGCTTCCTGTGCAAAACTGGCACGATTTTGTGTGAAATCCGGGCTAACAGGTGCAGAGTTTCTTGCAGGAATACCGGGCACAATGGGTGGCGCACTGACAATGAATGCGGGGGCTTTTGGTGGAGAAATCTGGCCACTCGTAGAGCAAGTTGAAGTGATAAATCGCTTTGGAAAACGAGTATGGCGATCAAGTGATGAGTATCGCTACTCTTATCGTCATGTTGAGGGGCCTGAAAATGAGTGGTTCATTGCGGCACGGTTAAAATTGAAAATCGGCGATAGCGCTCTGGCCATGGTTCGTATTAAAAAGTTGCTTGAACAGCGTAACGCAGCACAACCCATTGGTTTGCCGAGTTGTGGTTCAGTATTCAGAAACCCTGATAACGACCATGCGGGGCGATTGATAGAGATGTGTGGTTTAAAAGGGCACTCTCTAGGCGGGGCTATGGTCTCTGATAAACATGCCAATTTTATTATCAACAAAGGTCATGCGACTGCGGCAGATATAGAGTCGTTAATAAATTTGATTGTAACAACGGTTGAAAAACAGTGTGATGTACGGTTGAAAACTGAAGTGCGTATTGTAGGGGTCAGTTCATGA
- the secA gene encoding preprotein translocase subunit SecA: MISGFFSKVFGNRNERLLKKIRKTVEKINVFEDAYVELSDQELQEKTPILKQRLESGETLDDILPEAFAVVREASKRVLNMRHFDVQLIGAVVLHEGKISEMGTGEGKTLMATLVVYLNALLGKGVHVVTVNDYLAQRDATWMMPLYEFLGLTTGIILSGQDSETKRAAYASDITYGTNNEFGFDYLRDNMAFSPEDKVQREPFFAIIDEVDSILIDEARTPLIISGPAEDSSELYKKINELIPKLTEQEKQEGSQEGEENDGPGDYSLDEKSRQVHLTEEGHERIENMLLDAGLLQEGESLYDTSNISLMHHINAGLRAYTLFQRDVHYLVQNKKVVIVDEFTGRTMPGRRWSDGQHQAVEAKEGVPIQHENQTLASITFQNYFRLYDKLGGMTGTADTEAFEFQQIYSLEVVIIPPNRPNARIDMGDSIYLTTKEKYVAMAEEIRTCISNGQPVLVGTASIESSEILSDLLKKEKIKHSVLNAKHHAQEAEIIAQAGRPGILTIATNMAGRGTDIVLGGNLEVEISELKNPDDQAAVERLREAWEERHQQVLDSGGLHIISTERHESRRIDNQLRGRSGRQGDPGSSHFYLSLEDSLMRIFASGRISTLMQKLGLEAGESIEHPWVSKAIENAQRKVEGHNFDTRKQLLEYDDVASDQRKVIYEQRNELMASEDVSEMIDVMRQDVATALVNDYIPLQSMEEQWDVPGLEAAIEREFGAKFDIRGWLDADDDLHEETLRSKISDELLKIHQEKESGAGTQVLRHFEKAVMLQVLDNLWKEHLAAMDHLRQGVHLRGYAQKDPKQEFKREAFEMFGLLLDRIKHEVVSIVSKVQVNTEADVAAIEEQRRMDMASGSMEMQHEQTTAMASDDAVGESGDDTFVRKDRKVGRNEPCPCGSGKKYKQCHGRLS; the protein is encoded by the coding sequence ATGATAAGCGGATTTTTTAGTAAAGTTTTTGGCAACCGTAATGAGCGGTTATTAAAAAAGATTCGAAAAACGGTTGAAAAGATTAATGTGTTTGAAGACGCATACGTTGAACTATCTGACCAGGAACTGCAAGAAAAAACGCCGATACTTAAGCAGCGTCTGGAAAGTGGTGAAACGCTGGACGATATCCTACCCGAGGCTTTTGCCGTCGTGCGTGAAGCGAGTAAACGGGTGCTGAATATGCGCCATTTTGATGTGCAGCTCATCGGAGCGGTTGTGCTGCATGAGGGTAAAATCTCGGAAATGGGTACGGGTGAAGGTAAAACGCTGATGGCGACATTGGTAGTTTACTTAAATGCACTGCTGGGCAAAGGTGTTCATGTTGTTACTGTCAATGATTATTTGGCTCAGCGCGATGCGACATGGATGATGCCTCTGTATGAATTCTTAGGTTTAACCACTGGCATTATTCTTTCGGGTCAGGATTCTGAAACTAAACGTGCGGCTTACGCTTCGGATATTACATACGGCACCAATAATGAGTTTGGCTTCGACTATCTGCGCGACAATATGGCTTTTAGCCCAGAAGATAAGGTTCAGAGAGAGCCGTTTTTTGCCATTATTGACGAAGTAGATTCAATTTTAATTGATGAAGCACGTACGCCACTGATTATTTCTGGTCCTGCGGAAGATAGCTCGGAACTCTATAAAAAAATTAACGAACTGATTCCCAAGCTGACTGAACAGGAAAAGCAAGAAGGTAGTCAAGAGGGCGAGGAGAATGATGGGCCAGGTGATTACTCACTTGATGAAAAAAGTCGCCAGGTTCACCTCACCGAAGAAGGGCATGAACGTATTGAAAATATGCTTTTGGATGCAGGCTTATTACAGGAAGGTGAAAGTCTTTACGACACGTCAAATATCAGCTTGATGCACCATATTAATGCTGGATTGCGTGCTTATACCTTGTTTCAGCGAGACGTACATTATTTGGTACAAAATAAGAAGGTTGTGATAGTTGATGAGTTTACTGGGCGTACCATGCCGGGACGACGTTGGTCTGATGGTCAGCATCAAGCGGTAGAAGCCAAAGAAGGTGTGCCGATTCAGCATGAAAATCAGACGTTGGCATCCATTACATTTCAAAATTACTTCCGCCTTTATGACAAATTGGGGGGGATGACAGGCACAGCCGACACCGAAGCATTTGAGTTTCAGCAAATTTATAGTTTGGAGGTGGTCATTATTCCGCCTAACCGTCCCAATGCTCGAATTGATATGGGGGATTCGATTTATCTGACGACGAAAGAAAAATATGTAGCAATGGCTGAGGAGATTCGTACATGTATCTCGAATGGCCAGCCTGTACTCGTCGGAACCGCATCCATTGAAAGCTCTGAAATTCTATCGGACTTATTGAAAAAAGAAAAAATAAAACACAGCGTACTCAACGCTAAGCATCATGCTCAGGAAGCTGAAATCATTGCGCAGGCAGGCAGACCCGGTATATTGACAATTGCAACCAATATGGCCGGTCGAGGTACAGATATTGTGCTCGGTGGAAATCTTGAGGTCGAAATTTCTGAATTAAAAAATCCGGATGATCAAGCCGCCGTCGAACGTTTACGTGAAGCGTGGGAAGAGCGTCACCAACAAGTGCTGGATAGTGGCGGTTTGCATATTATTAGTACTGAACGCCATGAGTCTCGCCGTATTGATAACCAGTTACGCGGTCGCTCGGGTCGTCAAGGGGATCCAGGTTCCAGCCATTTTTACTTGTCACTTGAAGACAGTTTGATGCGTATTTTTGCTTCGGGGCGTATTTCGACACTGATGCAAAAACTAGGGCTTGAAGCGGGTGAATCTATAGAGCACCCTTGGGTTTCAAAAGCCATTGAAAATGCTCAGCGTAAAGTCGAGGGGCACAACTTCGATACGCGTAAACAACTGTTGGAATATGACGATGTTGCAAGTGATCAACGTAAAGTCATTTACGAACAGCGCAATGAGTTGATGGCTTCTGAAGATGTTAGCGAAATGATTGACGTGATGCGTCAGGATGTTGCAACTGCGCTTGTTAATGATTATATACCGCTTCAAAGTATGGAAGAGCAATGGGATGTTCCCGGTCTGGAGGCAGCGATTGAGCGTGAATTTGGAGCAAAATTTGATATCCGAGGTTGGTTGGATGCGGATGATGATTTGCATGAAGAGACGTTGCGAAGCAAAATATCGGATGAGTTGCTCAAGATACATCAGGAAAAAGAATCTGGAGCAGGAACGCAAGTGCTGCGTCACTTTGAAAAGGCGGTGATGTTACAGGTATTGGATAATCTTTGGAAAGAGCACTTGGCAGCGATGGATCACTTGCGTCAGGGTGTTCATTTAAGAGGTTATGCGCAGAAAGACCCTAAACAAGAGTTTAAACGTGAAGCTTTTGAAATGTTTGGTCTGTTGCTTGATCGTATCAAGCATGAAGTTGTTAGTATTGTTTCAAAAGTGCAGGTGAATACCGAAGCCGATGTTGCAGCGATAGAAGAGCAGCGCCGTATGGATATGGCCAGTGGTTCAATGGAAATGCAGCATGAACAGACGACTGCGATGGCTTCTGATGATGCTGTTGGTGAAAGTGGTGATGATACCTTTGTACGAAAAGATCGCAAAGTTGGGCGTAATGAGCCTTGCCCGTGTGGGTCAGGTAAAAAATATAAACAATGCCATGGGCGATTAAGTTAA
- the lpxC gene encoding UDP-3-O-acyl-N-acetylglucosamine deacetylase yields MIKQRTLKNTIRATGIGLHTGEKVYLTLKPAAADTGIVFRRVDFDVPVEITACPENVGDTQLSTTLIKGDVRISTVEHLLSALSGLGIDNAYIELSASEVPIMDGSAGPFVFLIQSAGIAEQDTPKQFIRIKKSITVHDGEKWAKFTPFNGFKVSFSIDFDHPAFRGRAQKAEVDFSSTAFVKEVSRARTFGFMRDLEMLQKNKLALGGSSDNAIVMDEQRILNEDGLRYDDEFVKHKVLDAIGDLYLLGHSLIGEFTGYKSGHHLNNKLLRALVSDESAWEMVTFKDDEHAPVQYMPAMNEL; encoded by the coding sequence ATGATCAAACAACGAACACTGAAAAATACGATTCGAGCCACAGGAATTGGGTTGCACACAGGCGAGAAAGTGTATCTGACTTTGAAGCCTGCTGCTGCAGATACCGGTATTGTATTTCGCCGTGTTGATTTTGATGTGCCCGTTGAAATAACAGCATGTCCTGAAAATGTTGGGGATACACAGCTTTCGACAACCTTAATTAAAGGTGATGTGCGTATTTCTACTGTGGAGCACCTATTGTCGGCCCTGTCAGGCTTGGGTATTGATAATGCTTATATAGAATTAAGTGCATCTGAAGTGCCTATTATGGATGGCAGTGCTGGGCCGTTTGTATTTTTAATTCAATCTGCCGGTATTGCGGAGCAAGATACGCCTAAGCAGTTTATTCGTATTAAAAAATCTATCACGGTTCATGATGGTGAAAAATGGGCAAAGTTTACCCCTTTTAATGGCTTTAAAGTCTCATTTTCAATTGACTTTGATCACCCTGCTTTTCGAGGTCGAGCGCAGAAAGCTGAGGTGGATTTTTCCTCAACAGCTTTTGTTAAAGAGGTGAGTCGTGCACGTACTTTTGGCTTTATGCGTGACTTGGAAATGCTGCAAAAAAATAAATTAGCATTGGGTGGTAGCTCGGATAATGCCATAGTTATGGATGAGCAACGCATTTTAAACGAGGATGGCCTTCGTTACGATGATGAGTTTGTAAAGCATAAAGTGCTTGATGCGATTGGTGATCTCTATTTACTCGGACATAGCTTGATTGGTGAATTTACAGGCTATAAGTCGGGGCACCATTTAAATAATAAATTGTTGCGTGCATTGGTGTCAGATGAAAGTGCTTGGGAAATGGTCACTTTTAAAGACGATGAACACGCACCTGTTCAATATATGCCGGCAATGAATGAGTTGTAG
- the argJ gene encoding bifunctional glutamate N-acetyltransferase/amino-acid acetyltransferase ArgJ, with the protein MAVGLTGLSKLLPVEGIRLSAVNAGIKQTERADVVLVELATGARTAAVFTQNAFCAAPVIVARQHLESDNPRFLLINSGNANAGTGDAGLVDAHLCCDGIAAAANCQSTQVLPFSTGVIGEPLPVAKIQAQFAALVDKLSADSWCDAAHGIMTTDTVAKGLSRQIEIDGHQITVTGIAKGSGMIRPDMATMLAYIATDATVSQELLQHCLEAAVSGSFNSITIDGDTSTNDACVLMATGKSTLPEVVGKTSKAYTLLEKTVREVCEYLAASIIRDGEGSTKFVTIEVLEGQSEAECRKVAYTVAQSPLVKTALFASDPNWGRILAAVGRSGVVDLDVDLISIYLGKVCIVRQGSRAAEYTESAGVAVMASDEIIIRINLGRGHAQARVWTNDLSYDYVRINAEYRT; encoded by the coding sequence ATGGCTGTTGGATTAACTGGGTTATCAAAATTATTGCCTGTTGAAGGCATACGTTTAAGTGCGGTTAATGCTGGAATCAAGCAAACAGAGCGTGCTGATGTTGTGCTTGTAGAACTTGCGACAGGGGCGCGAACAGCCGCTGTTTTTACACAAAATGCTTTCTGTGCAGCTCCTGTTATTGTTGCACGCCAGCATTTAGAGTCAGATAATCCACGGTTTTTATTGATTAATTCTGGTAATGCCAATGCTGGAACGGGTGATGCGGGGCTGGTAGATGCACATCTTTGCTGTGATGGCATAGCAGCCGCTGCAAATTGCCAATCAACTCAGGTATTGCCATTCTCAACGGGTGTGATTGGTGAGCCACTGCCTGTGGCTAAAATTCAGGCTCAGTTTGCAGCTTTGGTCGATAAGTTATCGGCAGATTCCTGGTGTGATGCTGCACATGGCATCATGACAACGGATACTGTAGCAAAAGGTCTGTCTCGGCAGATAGAGATTGATGGGCATCAAATTACGGTGACGGGTATTGCTAAAGGGTCTGGAATGATTCGCCCAGATATGGCGACAATGCTGGCCTATATCGCAACCGATGCAACTGTTTCCCAAGAGCTTTTACAGCACTGTCTGGAAGCTGCTGTCTCAGGCTCTTTTAATAGCATTACGATAGATGGAGATACATCAACGAACGATGCCTGTGTGTTGATGGCGACAGGTAAAAGTACTCTTCCTGAAGTAGTGGGTAAAACTTCAAAAGCGTACACTCTTCTAGAAAAAACAGTCAGAGAAGTATGTGAATATTTAGCCGCGTCAATTATTCGTGACGGTGAAGGGAGTACAAAGTTTGTCACAATAGAAGTGCTTGAAGGGCAAAGTGAAGCAGAGTGTCGCAAGGTTGCTTATACTGTTGCACAATCTCCACTTGTTAAAACTGCGCTGTTTGCCAGTGACCCTAATTGGGGGCGAATACTGGCTGCGGTCGGGCGCTCAGGTGTGGTTGATCTTGATGTGGATTTAATATCAATATATCTGGGCAAAGTCTGTATTGTTCGTCAAGGCTCCCGTGCCGCCGAGTATACTGAGTCTGCAGGTGTTGCTGTGATGGCGAGTGATGAAATTATTATACGGATTAATTTGGGTAGAGGCCATGCTCAAGCGCGAGTCTGGACGAATGATCTCTCCTATGACTATGTACGTATTAATGCGGAATATCGAACTTAA
- a CDS encoding D-alanine--D-alanine ligase produces MIDERQNKIDHPADFGRVAVLAGGSSAEAHISLKSGSAVWQALRTRGVDAVLIDTAMGAVPLLQKLVNESFDRAFIALHGRGGEDGLLQGALETLEIPYTGSGVLGCAISMDKVRCKMLWKGAELPTPDFCILDSIDACTRAVKKLGLPLVVKPAHEGSSFGISKVTTENQIEAAWQTALKFDEYVMAECWVEGNEYTATILEGEALPLIGISPCDGLYDYAAKYELDNTQFFCPSGLSAEIEIQLQALAVKAFNSVAARSWGRVDFMLDEAGNPWLIEVNTVPGMTDHSLVPMAAKAVGIEFNDLVWRILEGATA; encoded by the coding sequence ATGATTGATGAGCGACAAAATAAAATAGATCATCCTGCAGATTTTGGGCGTGTTGCTGTCTTGGCGGGTGGAAGTTCAGCTGAGGCTCATATTTCACTGAAAAGTGGCAGTGCCGTATGGCAGGCTCTGCGCACACGCGGTGTTGATGCTGTTTTAATTGATACTGCGATGGGTGCGGTTCCGTTGCTGCAGAAACTTGTCAATGAATCTTTTGATCGAGCTTTTATTGCACTGCATGGGCGCGGTGGCGAAGATGGATTGTTGCAAGGTGCTTTGGAAACATTGGAGATCCCTTATACGGGAAGTGGTGTTTTAGGTTGTGCCATCAGTATGGATAAAGTGCGTTGTAAAATGTTATGGAAAGGGGCGGAGTTACCGACGCCTGATTTTTGTATTTTAGATAGTATTGATGCTTGCACTCGTGCGGTGAAAAAATTAGGTTTGCCGCTGGTGGTAAAGCCTGCTCATGAAGGTTCCAGTTTTGGAATTAGTAAAGTCACCACTGAAAATCAAATTGAAGCGGCATGGCAAACAGCATTAAAGTTTGATGAATATGTGATGGCTGAGTGCTGGGTCGAAGGCAATGAGTATACGGCGACCATTCTTGAAGGCGAGGCACTGCCATTGATAGGGATTAGCCCTTGTGATGGGTTGTATGATTATGCAGCAAAATATGAGCTGGATAATACTCAGTTTTTTTGCCCATCGGGTTTATCTGCAGAGATAGAAATTCAACTTCAAGCACTGGCAGTAAAAGCGTTCAATTCCGTGGCCGCCCGAAGTTGGGGGCGAGTTGATTTCATGCTTGATGAAGCGGGCAACCCTTGGTTGATAGAAGTGAATACTGTGCCTGGAATGACAGATCATAGTCTGGTACCTATGGCTGCCAAAGCGGTGGGAATTGAATTTAATGATTTGGTATGGCGTATTTTAGAAGGTGCAACAGCATGA
- a CDS encoding DUF721 domain-containing protein has protein sequence MKSPKPINKLLFGSSKEIKGLLDRASYLNELTRYLRTILPEAVAPHCQVANIKMNRSNMNLVLITDSPAWSTKVRFYLPTILAHMKKRPELQQLNSVRIKTRPREYHVEDEQIRVVHMSSESAHLIAQAANSTQDKTLKAALKRLSNRGRNSLG, from the coding sequence ATGAAATCACCAAAACCGATCAACAAACTACTCTTCGGCTCATCAAAGGAGATTAAAGGGCTACTTGATCGTGCCAGTTATTTAAATGAACTGACCCGTTATTTACGCACTATTTTACCAGAGGCCGTTGCACCTCATTGCCAAGTTGCCAACATTAAAATGAACCGTAGCAATATGAATCTTGTACTCATTACAGACTCGCCCGCTTGGAGCACCAAGGTTCGATTCTACCTTCCCACCATTCTGGCTCATATGAAAAAACGCCCAGAACTGCAGCAGCTAAACTCAGTACGAATCAAAACCCGACCTCGGGAATATCATGTCGAGGATGAGCAAATAAGAGTCGTACATATGTCCAGCGAGAGTGCTCACCTCATCGCACAAGCAGCCAATAGCACACAAGATAAAACCTTAAAAGCCGCACTTAAAAGGCTATCAAACCGAGGTCGAAACAGCCTGGGGTAA